The proteins below come from a single Zea mays cultivar B73 chromosome 8, Zm-B73-REFERENCE-NAM-5.0, whole genome shotgun sequence genomic window:
- the LOC103636183 gene encoding ion-translocating oxidoreductase complex subunit C, with the protein MGNTVAPRMCRKEASAAAATARAQRTRPKSLVAEVSAAVAPDVEPRRSAAAAAAASVTPRKRRDDVELDETTRAGPGRSRARAGGVRVSWAGGVGSDDDDAVRKAKASVVVTVKVVLKRKDAEALVARLNAQGARERKARMEELKGELRAEDCVGGGASTSPCRDPWKPRLAPIKENY; encoded by the coding sequence ATGGGCAACACCGTGGCGCCGCGCATGTGCCGCAAGGAGGCCAGCGCGGCCGCCGCGACGGCCAGGGCCCAGCGGACGCGTCCCAAGAGCCTCGTCGCCGAGGTGTCGGCGGCGGTGGCTCCAGACGTTGAGCCGAGGCGCTCAgccgcagccgccgccgccgcctccgtcaCGCCGCGGAAGCGTCGGGACGACGTCGAGCTCGACGAAACGACGAGGGCGGGGCCGGGGCGCTCGCGTGCTCGTGCGGGGGGAGTCCGAGTCTCGTGGGCGGGCGGCGTCGggtccgacgacgacgacgccgtcaGAAAGGCAAAGGCCTCGGTCGTCGTCACGGTGAAGGTCGTGCTGAAGAGGAAGGACGCGGAGGCGCTGGTGGCGAGGCTGAACGCGCAGGGCGCGCGGGAGCGCAAGGCCCGGATGGAGGAGCTCAAGGGCGAGCTCCGTGCCGAGGACTGCGTCGGCGGCGGCGCCAGCACGTCGCCGTGCCGGGACCCGTGGAAGCCCAGGCTCGCTCCGATAAAGGAGAACTACTGA